Below is a genomic region from Lonsdalea populi.
GGTAATCCTTTAACCTGCCATGCTTTCAGGATGCGGCAAGATGGCTATTTCTGAGATCTCACAGCGCTACCATCCGATAAGGAATATCTGATTTAGAAAGCAAGTTGCTTCAGCCTTTGATATACATTCGAACTAGATCCAAAGCATGATGGTGCCCTGCAACCTGATACAGTCCCCAAAATTACAGGTATAATCCCATCATAATTTACCGGATTTAGAAACGAAGATGGCCAAACTTACCTTACAAGAACAGATGTTGAAAGCTGGATTAGTGACCAGCAAAAAAATGGCTAAAGTCCAAAGAACGGCTAAAAAATCACGCATTCAGGCTCGTGAGGCAAGAGCGGCGGTGGAAGAAAATAAAAAAGAACAACTCGAACGTGACAAACAGCTAAGCGAACAGCAGAAAATGGCTACTCTATCCAAAGAGTACAAAGCTCAGGTGAAGCAGCTGATTGAGATGAACAGAATCAATATGTTAAAGGGCGATATTGGCTTCAACTTCACAGATGGTAATTTAATCAAAAAAATAATTGTCGATAAGCTAACGCAAACTCAGCTAATTAGCGGTCGTCTCGCCATCGCACGTTTGGTGAAAGATAAGAGTGGTGAGAGCGAATATGCCATTATTCCTGCGAGTGTAGCCGATAAAATTGCTCAGCGTGATGCAAACACCATCGTATTAAATAGTGCGCTTAGTCAGGAAGAGCAGGATGAAGAAGACCCTTACGCCGATTTCAAAGTGCCCGATGATTTGATGTGGTAATTGATGCTGGAGCCTGTCCATAATTCTGTATAACTGCCACCATTTTCAAGGTGACGGCTTAGGTGGTCAGCGAACTCGATAATAAAGGACCCTGTAAATTGATCCTGAATGGAACAGGATTTTGGGTCAGGGTCAAGATGAACTGCACCCCAAAAGTTGGACACCCAACTAAGTAAGGTGCAGTTTTTTATGGCAAAGCCTAAATATTCCCTTGAAATCAGACTGGCTGTAGTCAATCACTATTTTGCCGGAAAGGAGGGAGCACAACGTACTGCAGAACGTTTTGGTGTCGAAAGAACATCAATTCGTCGCTGGGTCAGAGCCTGGCAACTACGTGGCATCAATGGCATTACCTGGAAAAATGACTGCCATCATGCAGAATTCAGACTCGTGGTGGTCAAGGCTATTCTCAATGAAGCGCTTTCTATGCGTGAAGCTGCTACACGGCTTAATATCTCAAGCACTGGGTTAACTTGCACAGAGAAGCCGGACAGGAAGGACTTCTGAATATTAAATGTGGTCGCCCTCAGAAAGTGAAAAAACAAGAAATCAATTCCCCCCTAACTGATAGGACTGGAAAAACTCTCGGCTGAACTTCGCTATCTGCGGGCGGAGAATGCCTATCTAAAAAAGCTGAAGGCCTTAGTTCAAAACGAGAAAGCAGGGTATGTCAGTGAATCACAAGACGGTACAACGTCTTATGGCAGAACTGTCGCTTCGCTCTCTGATCAGTAGGAAGAAATATCGCTCATGGAGAGGAGAAACAGGTAAAACCGCTCCCGATATCCTGAATCGTCGTTTCAGTGCGTCAAAAGCTAACGAAAAGTGGGTAACGGATGTCACTGGGTTCTTATTGCAGGGTAAGACGTTGTCCTTGTCACCGATCCTCGATCTGTTTAATCGGGAAATCATTTTATACAGCTTGTCAGAAAGGCCAGCGATGGAAATGGTTAACCGTATGCTGCTCGATGCCTTCACAAAACTCAGACAGGAAGAGAGGCCGTTACTCCACTCAGAGCAAGGTTGGCGGTATCGGATAGCGAGCTATCAGGAAAAATGAAAAGCACAGGGAGTCGAGCAAAGTATGTCTCGTAAAGGAAATTATCTGGATAATGCGATTGTGGATGATTTTTTCGGAATACTGAAATCGGAGTGTTTTTATCCTGGTCAGTCCAACAACATAGAAGAACTGAAGAAAGCGATAGAGGAATACATCCTTTATTACAACCACGAGCGGATAAGCCAGAAACTAAAAGGCCTGAGTCCGGTAGGATACCGAACTCAGGCACTGGAGGCCGCTTGATATGAACTGTCCAATATTATGGGGTCAGTTCAATCGAGACATGGGGCTTTTTTGAAATTAGTAGATAACGCTGGTAATATTTTTATTAATATTTGTACGTTATTCGCTATTTCAGCTAATGCTGTTTAACTGCTCCGGGCATTCCCATCATCGCTATCGTAAACCACATCAACATTCAAAAAAGATTATTCAGCAACAACATTGGTAGCTGAAGGACCTTTTGCACCATTTTCAACCAAGAATTCAACTTTCTGGCCTTCATAAAGCGTTTTGAAATTATCACCTTGGATGGCAGAGAAGTGAACGAACACATCTTTGCTGCCATTGCTCGGAGTGATAAAACCAAAGCCTTTATCAGCGTTGAACCATTTTACTAAACCAGTCATTTTATCAGACATAGATACTTCCTTTATTTTCCAGGTCGCGTTAAAGCGACAAATGTGGTCTGTTAGCAGAAATTATTTATAGGCGCTTAGGAGAAGACTCACGGAAAAGAGGTATCTAGGTAGGATAACGCTTGAACTGAGAACTGCTTTACTAAAATGCTTTACATAAGGTCTGTTTGCCAAACCGATGCATGCATTAACGCACGGACCAAAAAGTTAAGCAAGTATTATTTTCAAAAGACTGTTCACTGAGTGTATTTCATTTGGGAAAATAATCTTTTTCGGGGACACTATATTTTTATCCATTCAGATACCTTTTTTTTTGCCACTTAACGAGAAACAACAACCGTAGCGAAAGGAAAAGCCGTAAATTATCGACCTACAAAAAGAACGTCCTCTCATACGCTATACATAATGTAATAGGGTTTGAAGTGCACCGTGATGAAAATAAGAGGTAAACGCCCATGTCATTAAGCGATTGGATATGGAAAAAAATTGATTCTCTTACTGACTACTATCGTAATGGCAGAGGTCATTATGTATTTGACGACGTCTAAATGGTTCCCCTGGGAATGGTAGAAATGCGCCGCCCTGCCCATCGTCGCCTGATACTAGGTTACAAACCGTGCTACCAGCTCCAGATTTTAATCAATACTGCCGCAGAAAGGCACCAACAAACCACGGAAGCCGCAAGCGCCTGCGCCAATTTCATCATATCCGTGAAATAGTAGAGCGAGATGAGATAAATCAGGTAAGGGATAACAGACCAAATGCCAAACAGAATGGTAGAACGCAGCGCATCCAACCCACGTTCGGTACCTACGATATAATGGGCAATCAACGCAAATGTGGGAAAAAGTGGCACCAGCCCGGCAATGTAATAATTACGCGTCTTCGCTAGGAGCCCAATCAACACAACAACCAATGCGCCAAGCACGGCTTTTAAAAGGATAGCCATTTATAATCTCTTTTTCTCTTCATTCCAGCACGTTACCTTTAATGCAAGCCTATGTGAAATAAACAAAAATAATGGTATGACGGCGGCGTCAGTTCCTTATGCAAGCAGCATGCATAATCATCCGCCCCCATACCCGGTTTAGCCTTCACGGTTCCACGGCATGCGCATGAGAAAGCGGGCCAAACCGCAGAAGCCGCTGAGTCCAGAAAACACCAGTCCAGCCCCAACGATACCCGCTAGCCAATAAAATGCTGGATGCAATACCTGTCCCAGAATTACTCCGGCCAATACAGTACTGCCCGCGACGATTTGAACCTGCCGCATGATGTCCATCGCCTGGCGTTTACCTTTCACTGTGGGCAAACCGGCGCGCTTCCATGCCTGTAATCCTCCGGTCAGCAAATACGTCTGAGCCGCACCCGCCGCCTCGGTCAATTGAGCGCGATGCTGAGTAGAGCGCATCCCTGAAAGACACAAAAAAATCACGTTATTCGCACCAGAGAGAACCTCATGCATTTTATCGACATTCAGCGATGCCATCGGGCAGGACACAGAGTGAGGTATATGTTCACGCTCATACTCATCGACCAGACGGATATCCACCAGCACCGCCCCCATCTTCAGTAATTGTTGCGCTATTTGCGGGGTCACAGATTGAGACGACGGCATGAAACTCTCCAGAAACAAGCAGGTTGAGGTTCAAGTATAGGTGAGAGTCAGACAGCAAGATATGTATGCGACATCACGATCTCTCCCGCTTTTGTCATGGGGAGTGGAACAATGAAATATCACATCAAAATCAACGGAACGATGCGTAGATGCCGGGGTCTATAACCCTAAGAGGCAAGACGACGTAGGAACAGTGTATGACAGTGCGACATAAAAAATCCGCCCCGAAGAGCGGATTTTACAGACACAGTTGGCATCCTATAATGATGAGTGTCTTGATACGATTAGAAACGGTAGCCTACGCCAACGTTCCAGCTGCCGACATCCACACTGCGGATACGGCTCTGTTCGTAACCTACATCCAGCGCAACGTTCTGCATTGGGTTGAACTGCAGACCGGCACCGTATACAACGCCGACATCATCGTTCTTAGCGTTTGCAGTACCGTTATCAGCGTTGTGGGTGTACTTGCCGCTGCTCATACCGACAACACCGTAGATGCTTGCCCAGTCATTGAAGCGGAAAGCAGGACCAGCGCTGAAGCCGTAATAAGTCCCTTTCTGGTAGACGTTATTTACGGTCTGGCTGTCTTGCAGGTAGGTGAATGAACCGATCACACCCAGCGGAGAGTTGTCGAATTCATAACGGTATTTCAGGTTGAAACCCGGGAGCTTGTTCATAACACCTTGAGCATCACCCTGGGCATAACCTACAGATACAGTACTCTCGCCAGCCATCGCAGAACCGGCACTTACGGCTAAAACACAAGCCAAAGCTGAAAGACACGCAATTTTTTTCATATACAGCCTCGAATCACTCTTATGAAAGAATATTAAAGCGCTATAAATATAACAACAAATCGGCGTTATTGCTGAGTCTCAAATACTTTTCAATTAGGTTAAACATGTAACAAGGCTTTTCTTGAATCTGCAAAACCCTTTAAATTCATTGTTTTATATGAAAAAGTTATATCACAAAAACATAAAATCAAGAGAAATAAAAATGCAGAAAATTCTTACTAAAACTAACTCCCCACAGAAAGTTTGCAATGCACAAAAGATACGTAAATTAAAGTCAGTAATGGTAAATGATTAGCAAATAAATTATCCATCAATGATTTTATTCCCTTTCTCAAATTATTTGCGCTTATTGTTTATACAGTTCCGTTCCGAAAGTAATTTTCGCGACGTAGAAGAAAGTGACCCGCGAAAAATAAATATTAGAAAAAATAAGACTCAAGTCTGGCGTGTTTTTTTAATTTGTGCTACCGGTACTAAAATAAGAATGGTACTACGGTCAGGTGGTTACCCCTGCCGACTAGTTTTTCCGTTCAGCCCCTTCACGTAAGCTGTAAAACAAGCAGAGAGGTAATTTTGCTATCAGTATCACAGCGGTTCCCCCTCCTACAATCAGGCAAAAACGCTCTGTTA
It encodes:
- a CDS encoding rhodanese family protein, giving the protein MPSSQSVTPQIAQQLLKMGAVLVDIRLVDEYEREHIPHSVSCPMASLNVDKMHEVLSGANNVIFLCLSGMRSTQHRAQLTEAAGAAQTYLLTGGLQAWKRAGLPTVKGKRQAMDIMRQVQIVAGSTVLAGVILGQVLHPAFYWLAGIVGAGLVFSGLSGFCGLARFLMRMPWNREG
- the cspE gene encoding transcription antiterminator/RNA stability regulator CspE, with the translated sequence MSDKMTGLVKWFNADKGFGFITPSNGSKDVFVHFSAIQGDNFKTLYEGQKVEFLVENGAKGPSATNVVAE
- a CDS encoding DUF2058 domain-containing protein codes for the protein MAKLTLQEQMLKAGLVTSKKMAKVQRTAKKSRIQAREARAAVEENKKEQLERDKQLSEQQKMATLSKEYKAQVKQLIEMNRINMLKGDIGFNFTDGNLIKKIIVDKLTQTQLISGRLAIARLVKDKSGESEYAIIPASVADKIAQRDANTIVLNSALSQEEQDEEDPYADFKVPDDLMW
- the ompX gene encoding outer membrane protein OmpX codes for the protein MKKIACLSALACVLAVSAGSAMAGESTVSVGYAQGDAQGVMNKLPGFNLKYRYEFDNSPLGVIGSFTYLQDSQTVNNVYQKGTYYGFSAGPAFRFNDWASIYGVVGMSSGKYTHNADNGTANAKNDDVGVVYGAGLQFNPMQNVALDVGYEQSRIRSVDVGSWNVGVGYRF
- a CDS encoding GlpM family protein yields the protein MAILLKAVLGALVVVLIGLLAKTRNYYIAGLVPLFPTFALIAHYIVGTERGLDALRSTILFGIWSVIPYLIYLISLYYFTDMMKLAQALAASVVCWCLSAAVLIKIWSW